In Candidatus Sedimenticola sp. (ex Thyasira tokunagai), the following proteins share a genomic window:
- the hsdR gene encoding type I restriction-modification system endonuclease, producing the protein MLGETCGLAQDLAARSGVQFDETTTQADLLWKLNREIRLDPSIRDLFHTLRIEGNKATHQFQTRHKEAMDGLKMARALAVWYHQSFGKQGTRFKPGPFTPPQDPSHQLRGLQTQIDQLKAQLVDSSQQLESNQKLAQLVSREKEEYAALAEQMDEEARAYEQLATDTEAELNRQKAAFEQKLVALQVTQKVSTSDTNKVIKETQQASAKFTLNEELTRILIDQQLVNAGWQADTQELTYKKGARPEKGKNLAISEWPTQGKQSADYVLFAGLTPIAIVEAKRENTNVAGKIQQAERYAAGFSPTANMVPAWSREGRTIAWPKGDEGHYQVPFAYSCNGRPFIKQLAEQSGTWFRDLREPANLARPLQDFHSPEGLLDRLTRSRATAEEQLKNEGFAYLKLRDYQIKAIQRVEVALTQNQPNCLLAMATGTGKTRTIIGLMYRFLKAERFKRILFLVDRTALGQQAIDAFNDAPLEQNQTLSKIYNVAELGDMAAEAETRIQVATVQAMVRRIFQSDEPPLVDAFDCIIVDEAHRGYTLDQEMTDGELQIRDQSQYLSSYRRVLDYFDATKVGLTATPAKHTTEIFGKPVYTYSYREAVADDRCQPWRTK; encoded by the coding sequence ATGCTGGGTGAAACATGCGGGTTAGCTCAAGATCTGGCCGCCCGGTCAGGGGTTCAGTTTGACGAAACCACTACCCAGGCTGACCTGCTCTGGAAACTTAATCGTGAGATTCGACTCGATCCCTCTATACGTGATCTTTTTCACACGTTGCGCATTGAAGGCAATAAGGCAACCCACCAGTTCCAGACTCGACACAAGGAGGCGATGGATGGCCTGAAGATGGCCCGTGCCCTTGCTGTTTGGTACCACCAGAGCTTTGGCAAACAGGGAACCCGCTTCAAACCCGGCCCCTTCACACCACCACAAGACCCCAGTCATCAGCTCAGAGGGTTGCAGACCCAAATTGATCAGCTCAAGGCGCAATTGGTTGATTCGAGCCAGCAACTGGAAAGCAATCAGAAACTTGCGCAACTGGTCTCACGGGAAAAAGAAGAATACGCAGCACTCGCCGAGCAAATGGATGAGGAAGCGCGGGCTTATGAACAATTGGCAACGGATACTGAGGCAGAGCTAAACCGACAGAAGGCAGCGTTTGAACAGAAACTAGTAGCGCTTCAGGTCACCCAAAAAGTATCCACATCCGATACCAACAAGGTAATTAAGGAAACACAACAAGCCTCAGCGAAATTTACGCTGAATGAAGAGTTGACCCGTATCCTGATCGATCAGCAACTGGTCAACGCAGGTTGGCAGGCTGATACCCAAGAACTTACCTATAAAAAGGGTGCCCGCCCCGAGAAGGGCAAGAATCTGGCTATTTCCGAATGGCCCACTCAGGGGAAACAGTCAGCAGACTACGTTCTCTTCGCAGGCCTTACCCCTATCGCCATCGTTGAAGCCAAACGTGAAAACACAAATGTTGCCGGCAAAATTCAACAGGCAGAACGTTACGCAGCCGGATTCTCACCCACCGCTAACATGGTGCCGGCATGGTCGCGGGAGGGACGCACCATCGCCTGGCCAAAAGGTGATGAGGGGCACTATCAAGTTCCCTTTGCCTATTCTTGCAATGGCCGGCCATTTATCAAGCAGCTTGCAGAGCAGTCGGGCACCTGGTTTAGAGATCTCAGGGAGCCAGCCAACCTGGCAAGACCACTCCAGGACTTTCACTCTCCAGAGGGCCTTCTTGATCGGCTAACCCGAAGCAGGGCCACAGCGGAAGAGCAGTTGAAGAACGAGGGCTTTGCCTACCTCAAGCTACGCGACTACCAAATTAAAGCGATACAGCGTGTTGAAGTGGCACTGACACAAAATCAGCCTAACTGCCTGTTGGCTATGGCTACCGGTACAGGCAAGACCCGAACCATCATCGGCCTGATGTACCGCTTCCTCAAGGCAGAGCGTTTCAAGCGCATTCTCTTCCTGGTGGACCGCACCGCACTAGGCCAACAGGCCATCGACGCCTTTAATGATGCACCACTGGAGCAGAACCAGACCCTCTCCAAGATCTACAACGTCGCTGAGTTGGGTGACATGGCCGCTGAGGCCGAAACCCGCATCCAGGTAGCCACCGTTCAGGCCATGGTGCGCCGTATCTTCCAGTCAGACGAACCGCCCCTGGTGGATGCGTTTGACTGCATTATTGTTGATGAGGCCCACCGGGGTTACACCCTGGATCAGGAGATGACCGATGGTGAACTGCAGATTCGTGACCAGAGCCAATACCTCTCTAGCTATCGCCGCGTGCTCGACTATTTCGATGCCACCAAGGTCGGTCTGACCGCCACCCCGGCCAAACATACCACCGAGATCTTTGGCAAACCGGTCTACACCTACTCCTATCGTGAGGCGGTGGCTGACGACCGCTGCCAGCCATGGAGAACGAAGTGA
- the mltF gene encoding membrane-bound lytic murein transglycosylase MltF: MRFLVILLLPLLVSCTIPAPLLDQIKAKGELVVVTRESPTTYYKDAEGTKGLEFEMVEMFATELGVKVKYITADTFDEIQSLLLNKKAHLAAAGLSITEKRKLRVRFTPAYQEITQQLVYRAGNKRPKKITDTKEGIFEVAVGSHHAEILHQLKQQHPELQWDELQDEKSEDLLFLVKEGLIDYTVADSNQVALSRRFHSELLVAFDLNQPQPLAWALTHAEDASLYNATVTYIEKLKKNDILAQMIERYYDHVGRLDFVGKRDFRRHLAKRLPPLIPLFKQASKEMNFDWQLLAAIGYQESHWRPEAVSPTGVKGVMMLTKATAAQLNIKDRIDPEQSISGGARYLRMMEKKIPARVGLPDRVWMALAGYNVGFGHLEDARILTQRAGADPDKWMDVKQYLPLLAQKKYYTTVKYGKARGGEPVHYVDNIRSYYDLLVWHNRGQVPVKKEPPTVLSIMPAAL, encoded by the coding sequence ATGCGTTTTCTCGTCATTCTACTACTTCCTCTACTCGTCAGCTGCACTATACCTGCGCCTCTGCTTGATCAGATAAAGGCCAAGGGAGAGCTGGTAGTCGTGACCCGCGAGAGCCCGACCACCTACTATAAGGATGCCGAGGGTACCAAAGGGCTGGAGTTTGAAATGGTAGAGATGTTTGCTACCGAACTAGGGGTTAAGGTGAAATACATCACCGCCGACACGTTTGATGAAATTCAATCACTGCTCCTTAACAAGAAGGCACACCTTGCGGCGGCGGGGTTGAGTATTACCGAAAAACGTAAGCTTCGGGTGAGGTTTACTCCCGCCTATCAAGAGATTACCCAGCAGCTGGTATACCGTGCAGGTAATAAGCGGCCGAAGAAAATTACCGACACCAAAGAGGGGATTTTTGAGGTTGCAGTCGGTAGCCATCATGCCGAGATACTGCACCAACTGAAACAGCAACACCCCGAACTTCAGTGGGATGAGTTACAGGACGAGAAGAGTGAGGATCTGCTCTTTCTGGTGAAAGAGGGGCTAATCGACTATACCGTCGCCGACTCCAACCAGGTGGCGCTCAGCCGCCGCTTCCACTCTGAACTACTGGTCGCTTTTGATCTCAATCAGCCTCAACCACTGGCATGGGCACTTACCCACGCCGAGGATGCCAGTCTCTACAATGCTACTGTCACCTATATTGAGAAACTGAAAAAAAATGACATACTCGCGCAGATGATCGAGCGTTATTATGATCATGTCGGACGGCTCGACTTTGTTGGCAAACGTGACTTCCGGCGTCATCTGGCAAAAAGACTACCGCCCCTGATCCCCTTGTTCAAACAGGCATCCAAGGAGATGAACTTCGACTGGCAACTGTTGGCAGCGATAGGCTATCAAGAGTCACATTGGCGACCGGAGGCGGTCTCCCCTACCGGTGTAAAAGGGGTGATGATGCTGACCAAGGCAACCGCAGCACAGCTCAATATCAAGGATAGAATCGACCCCGAACAGAGTATCAGCGGTGGTGCACGTTATCTGCGCATGATGGAGAAGAAGATACCCGCCCGGGTAGGATTACCGGACAGAGTTTGGATGGCGCTGGCCGGCTATAATGTCGGGTTTGGTCACCTGGAAGATGCTCGAATTCTCACTCAGCGGGCAGGTGCGGATCCTGACAAATGGATGGATGTGAAGCAGTATTTACCGCTACTTGCCCAGAAAAAGTACTACACAACGGTTAAATATGGCAAAGCGCGTGGCGGCGAGCCCGTGCACTATGTCGATAATATACGCAGCTATTACGATCTGTTGGTGTGGCACAACCGGGGGCAGGTGCCGGTAAAAAAAGAACCACCGACAGTGCTATCTATCATGCCGGCGGCGTTGTAG
- a CDS encoding restriction endonuclease subunit S: MLSEQIPNGWAVATVGDIADKCGQRKPMDKETFTYVDIGSIDRERKIILEPQRLLGKDAPSRARKEINTGDVIVSLTRPNLNAVALVGEEYDGQIASTGFEVLKPTLIDSKYLFAIVRSRNFVDSISGKVQGALYPAAKAADVREFLVPVPPLAEQKQIAAKLDELLAQVDTLKTRLDAIPAILNRFRQSVLVAAVSGRLTEEWREQNETQDITSLVDEVNSKKTGKLKVRTKRGWDEELNLFSLPENWDWVLNHKLAEDASTAICAGPFGTIFKAKDFRDEGVPIIFLRHVKESGFNQNKPKYMDQDVWTEYHQEYSVHGGELLVTKLGDPPGESCIYPSDIGTAMVTPDVLKMNVDPSVADTKYLMYFFNSPLTKDMIKELAFGATRLRIDIAMFKSFPIPLPPREEQSEIVRCIEQLFIFADQIEQRLKDAQSRVNNLTQSILAKAFSGELTDEWREQNPDLVIGKNSAAALLEKIKADRAEAAKQKKPAHRRVKKKSDNTMKPKQIIPVVDALKAAKKPLTSQQLLAEAGYPTDASVEQLESFFLDIREQLGVGLIARERHGDEELLTLVD, translated from the coding sequence GTGCTGAGTGAGCAAATACCAAATGGTTGGGCCGTCGCTACGGTTGGGGATATAGCTGACAAATGTGGTCAGCGTAAGCCCATGGATAAAGAAACATTCACCTATGTGGATATTGGAAGTATCGATCGTGAGCGAAAGATAATTCTAGAGCCCCAGAGGCTGCTTGGAAAAGATGCGCCGAGCCGAGCACGTAAAGAAATAAATACCGGTGATGTCATTGTGTCGCTAACAAGGCCAAATTTGAATGCTGTTGCACTCGTAGGTGAGGAATACGATGGGCAAATTGCGTCAACGGGATTTGAGGTATTGAAGCCGACATTGATTGATAGCAAATATTTATTTGCCATCGTTCGATCTCGAAATTTCGTTGATTCTATTTCCGGTAAAGTACAAGGTGCACTTTACCCGGCTGCAAAAGCAGCAGATGTTAGAGAGTTTTTGGTTCCAGTCCCGCCCCTAGCCGAACAAAAACAAATCGCCGCTAAACTGGACGAACTGCTGGCCCAGGTGGATACCCTCAAAACCCGCCTCGACGCCATCCCCGCCATCCTCAACCGCTTCCGCCAATCCGTCCTCGTCGCCGCTGTGAGTGGGCGGTTGACGGAGGAGTGGCGAGAGCAGAACGAAACACAAGACATAACTAGTCTAGTTGATGAAGTAAATAGCAAGAAGACCGGCAAGCTGAAGGTCCGGACGAAGAGGGGATGGGATGAAGAACTAAACCTATTTAGTCTTCCGGAAAATTGGGACTGGGTTCTAAATCATAAGCTTGCCGAGGATGCGTCAACAGCAATATGCGCAGGTCCCTTTGGTACGATTTTTAAGGCCAAAGACTTCCGTGATGAAGGGGTGCCCATCATTTTCTTGCGGCATGTAAAGGAGTCTGGGTTTAACCAAAATAAGCCAAAATACATGGATCAAGATGTGTGGACTGAGTATCACCAAGAATATAGTGTCCATGGTGGCGAATTATTGGTTACAAAGTTAGGTGATCCGCCAGGTGAGAGTTGTATCTATCCTAGTGACATAGGTACCGCTATGGTGACGCCAGATGTGCTTAAGATGAATGTGGATCCAAGTGTTGCAGATACAAAATATCTTATGTATTTCTTCAATTCTCCATTGACTAAAGACATGATTAAGGAACTGGCTTTTGGTGCTACTCGACTACGCATAGATATTGCAATGTTCAAGAGTTTTCCCATTCCCTTGCCTCCAAGAGAAGAGCAGTCTGAAATCGTCCGTTGCATCGAACAACTCTTCATTTTCGCCGACCAAATCGAACAACGCCTCAAAGACGCCCAATCCCGAGTCAATAACCTCACGCAATCCATCCTCGCCAAGGCCTTCAGTGGTGAGCTCACTGACGAATGGCGGGAACAGAATCCGGATTTAGTTATTGGTAAGAACTCGGCAGCAGCATTGCTGGAGAAAATCAAGGCCGATCGTGCCGAGGCAGCGAAGCAAAAGAAACCTGCACACCGGAGAGTCAAAAAAAAGAGTGATAACACTATGAAGCCAAAACAGATCATACCTGTGGTAGATGCATTGAAGGCCGCTAAAAAGCCGTTGACCTCTCAACAGCTTTTAGCCGAAGCCGGTTATCCAACCGATGCCTCTGTTGAGCAATTGGAATCGTTCTTTCTCGATATCCGGGAACAACTAGGCGTTGGATTGATAGCCAGAGAGCGGCACGGTGATGAAGAGCTACTCACGCTGGTAGATTAG
- a CDS encoding site-specific integrase, protein MAAVDSLKVRKKEPTPYSIDEVDLILDGFSSPEARGFYEIGFWTGLSPSERLGLQWDNVDFEKHCVYIRQAVVANELRDTKNEFRTRQVDLLPPAEKAFKALQQLHPNAEWVFINPKTGDLWRAETIRKRWVAALKTAGLPPGRSYVTRHTYASILLSIGVPLSWIKQQMGHTNYRMLEEVYGRWVEVPPEQRERVLNWFRQMAQNGHIPVAIKAFIKSIQ, encoded by the coding sequence CTGGCAGCGGTTGACAGTCTCAAGGTTCGCAAAAAGGAACCGACCCCTTATAGCATAGATGAGGTAGACCTCATCCTTGATGGTTTCTCAAGTCCGGAGGCTCGGGGCTTCTATGAGATAGGTTTTTGGACGGGATTAAGTCCAAGTGAACGATTGGGTTTGCAATGGGACAATGTCGATTTTGAAAAACACTGCGTATACATCAGGCAGGCCGTTGTCGCTAACGAACTCAGAGACACAAAAAATGAATTCAGAACCCGTCAGGTGGATCTCCTTCCCCCTGCAGAAAAAGCCTTTAAAGCGCTACAGCAGCTGCACCCTAATGCTGAATGGGTATTCATCAATCCCAAGACTGGAGATTTGTGGAGAGCTGAGACAATCAGAAAACGTTGGGTAGCTGCACTGAAGACCGCAGGCCTTCCTCCCGGTAGAAGTTATGTAACCAGGCATACCTATGCCAGCATACTACTAAGCATTGGCGTCCCTCTTTCTTGGATAAAGCAACAAATGGGACACACGAACTATCGAATGCTCGAAGAAGTGTATGGACGTTGGGTGGAAGTCCCCCCCGAGCAGAGGGAAAGGGTTTTGAACTGGTTTCGTCAAATGGCACAAAATGGCCACATCCCTGTAGCCATAAAGGCATTTATTAAATCAATTCAATAG
- a CDS encoding Fic family protein — translation MPESLPLLPLPNEEALETRAVLKQVANAHRYLAELKGVSATIPNEIILINTLTLQEAKDSSAVENIITTQDELFKAALHSDGPLNPASKEVQDYAAALKQGFGLVRPSRVIRLQDILQIQATLEKNRAGLRKVPGTGLINQATGETVYTPPQDAREVEALMHNLVDYINDARPSDLDPLIRMALVHHQFESIHPFYDGNGRTGRIINILYLVAQGLLDIPVLYLSRYFIRNKADYYQQLQAVRETGDWEPWLLYMLEGVVQTAQQTIQLIGDIKHLMQQYKHGIRDQLPKIYSQELINNLFSHPYTKIDFVINDLQVSRITASKYLGQLVDAGYLVKARIGRSNYYINQPLFELLSAAERH, via the coding sequence ATGCCCGAGAGTTTGCCACTGCTGCCATTGCCGAATGAAGAAGCACTGGAAACCCGTGCCGTTCTGAAGCAGGTAGCCAACGCTCACCGCTATCTGGCTGAACTGAAAGGGGTATCGGCCACCATTCCGAACGAAATCATCCTGATCAATACCCTGACTCTGCAGGAGGCGAAGGACAGCTCCGCGGTAGAGAATATCATCACCACCCAAGATGAGCTGTTCAAGGCGGCGTTGCACAGTGATGGCCCGTTGAATCCCGCCTCCAAAGAGGTGCAGGACTATGCAGCGGCGCTGAAACAGGGGTTCGGCCTGGTGCGCCCGAGTCGAGTGATTCGGCTGCAGGATATTCTGCAGATCCAGGCTACGCTGGAAAAAAATCGTGCCGGCCTGCGCAAGGTGCCGGGCACCGGGTTGATTAACCAGGCCACCGGCGAGACGGTCTACACGCCACCCCAGGATGCGCGCGAAGTCGAAGCCCTTATGCACAACCTGGTGGATTACATCAACGATGCCCGGCCATCGGATCTCGACCCACTGATCAGGATGGCCCTGGTCCACCATCAGTTTGAATCCATCCACCCCTTCTACGACGGCAATGGCCGCACGGGTCGCATCATCAACATCCTATACCTGGTGGCTCAGGGGTTACTGGATATTCCTGTGCTCTATCTCAGCCGTTACTTTATTCGCAACAAGGCGGACTACTACCAGCAGCTCCAGGCTGTACGCGAAACCGGTGACTGGGAGCCCTGGCTGCTCTATATGCTCGAAGGGGTGGTACAGACTGCACAGCAGACCATACAGCTGATCGGCGACATCAAGCACCTCATGCAGCAGTACAAGCACGGAATACGTGACCAGCTGCCAAAAATCTACAGCCAGGAACTGATCAACAACCTCTTCAGCCACCCCTATACCAAGATCGACTTTGTCATCAACGACCTCCAGGTATCGCGCATCACCGCCAGTAAATACCTGGGCCAGTTGGTCGATGCGGGCTACCTGGTCAAGGCGCGCATCGGGCGCAGCAACTACTACATCAATCAACCCCTGTTCGAGCTGCTATCGGCGGCGGAGCGGCACTAA
- a CDS encoding NYN domain-containing protein has translation MSIKSNTQSMALYCDFENVALGVRDEKYAAFDIQKVLERLLLKGNIVVKKAYCDWDRYKEFKVAMHEASFEMIEIPHVRQSGKNSADIRMVVDALDLCYTKSHVDTFVIISGDSDFSALVSKLRENNKVVIGVGVKNSTSDLLTSNCDEFIYYDDLVRETGKPRRSKRKSATTKTEPKASAPTEEEKKQTAIDLVMETLGDLFEERGDEEKVWGSMVKQALKRRKPGFSERYHGFRTFGELLEEAQERKLVELEHDDKSGGYIIKDYTHEE, from the coding sequence ATGAGCATAAAATCCAACACCCAGAGCATGGCCCTGTACTGCGATTTTGAAAATGTCGCCCTAGGTGTACGGGATGAAAAATACGCCGCCTTCGATATCCAGAAGGTGCTGGAACGGCTGCTGCTCAAGGGCAATATCGTGGTCAAGAAGGCCTATTGCGACTGGGACCGCTATAAGGAGTTCAAGGTCGCCATGCATGAGGCCTCCTTTGAGATGATCGAGATCCCCCACGTGCGCCAATCAGGCAAGAACTCGGCAGATATTCGCATGGTAGTGGATGCACTGGATCTGTGTTACACCAAGTCCCATGTAGACACCTTCGTCATTATCAGCGGCGACTCGGACTTTTCCGCCCTGGTGAGCAAACTGAGGGAGAATAACAAGGTCGTTATAGGCGTCGGCGTAAAGAACTCCACCTCGGATCTGTTGACCTCCAACTGTGATGAGTTCATCTACTACGATGACCTGGTGCGTGAGACGGGCAAACCACGCAGGAGCAAGCGCAAATCCGCCACCACAAAGACAGAACCCAAAGCCAGCGCCCCAACGGAGGAAGAAAAAAAACAGACAGCCATCGACCTGGTGATGGAGACCTTGGGCGATCTGTTCGAGGAACGCGGGGACGAGGAAAAGGTCTGGGGCTCCATGGTCAAGCAGGCACTGAAGCGTCGCAAGCCCGGCTTTAGCGAGCGTTACCATGGCTTTCGCACCTTTGGTGAATTACTGGAGGAGGCCCAGGAGCGCAAATTGGTGGAACTGGAGCACGATGATAAATCCGGCGGCTATATCATCAAGGACTACACACATGAAGAGTAG
- a CDS encoding DUF1611 domain-containing protein produces the protein MSIVPPYPPQARPYSQQAPPTSTVQTLTDTASSSSDSLSTLSNPLIANREHAARNNLAIPVQLQSLDTKKKIATAVVYCEGNFGAIDGKTANGLVRYSEKYEILSVIDSEKAGLDTGTVLDNKPNAIPICNNLTESLIKAGYVPDYFIFGMAPSSGMLSPDERSLMLKAMGLGMNIVNGLHEFLSDDPEFAALSAEKNVEILDIRKPRSQKELRIFSGRIAEVTCPRIAVLGTDCAIGKRTTATILTHALNDCGIKAVMIGTGQTGLIQGARYGVALDAVPSQFCAGELEATIVEAFEIENPDVIIIEGQGALGHPAFSTTSFILRGSCPDGVVLQHAPGRSHRCDFEQMAIPAPATEINLIQAFAETKVIGLTINHENITDAEVTAAIALYEHELGIPATDALTRPTEHLVEIVLSAFPELKERVTVRAQ, from the coding sequence ATGTCTATAGTGCCCCCATACCCACCGCAGGCCCGCCCTTATTCTCAGCAGGCGCCGCCGACCTCCACCGTCCAGACCCTCACCGATACAGCTTCATCCTCCTCAGATTCACTTTCCACACTATCAAATCCACTCATCGCTAACCGCGAACATGCCGCCAGGAACAATTTGGCGATACCAGTACAGCTGCAGTCTCTCGATACAAAGAAAAAAATCGCAACCGCAGTTGTCTATTGTGAAGGTAACTTCGGCGCCATCGATGGTAAAACCGCTAACGGGCTGGTTCGTTACTCAGAGAAATATGAAATCCTCTCAGTCATCGATAGTGAGAAGGCCGGCCTTGACACAGGCACGGTGCTCGACAATAAGCCAAATGCCATCCCCATCTGTAACAATCTCACCGAATCACTGATAAAGGCCGGTTATGTACCCGACTATTTCATCTTCGGCATGGCACCATCCAGTGGCATGCTATCGCCTGATGAACGCAGTTTGATGCTTAAGGCCATGGGCCTGGGGATGAACATCGTGAATGGCCTGCATGAGTTCTTGAGCGATGATCCGGAGTTCGCTGCACTGAGTGCAGAGAAAAATGTAGAGATCCTCGATATTCGAAAACCGCGCTCCCAGAAAGAGCTACGCATATTCAGTGGCCGTATCGCCGAGGTCACCTGCCCACGTATTGCCGTACTGGGCACCGACTGTGCTATCGGCAAACGTACCACAGCCACCATCCTGACCCATGCCCTGAATGATTGCGGCATCAAAGCCGTCATGATCGGCACCGGCCAGACAGGTTTGATCCAGGGCGCTCGTTACGGTGTCGCACTTGATGCCGTCCCGTCGCAGTTCTGTGCAGGCGAGTTGGAAGCCACCATTGTCGAAGCATTTGAAATTGAGAACCCTGATGTCATCATCATCGAAGGGCAAGGCGCACTGGGGCACCCCGCCTTCTCGACCACATCCTTTATCCTCCGAGGCAGCTGCCCCGACGGTGTTGTATTGCAGCATGCACCAGGACGATCCCATCGTTGCGACTTTGAACAGATGGCAATTCCAGCACCCGCCACTGAGATCAATCTCATTCAGGCTTTCGCCGAAACGAAGGTGATCGGCCTCACAATCAACCATGAGAATATAACCGATGCTGAGGTTACAGCAGCCATCGCGCTGTATGAGCATGAGCTCGGCATACCCGCTACTGATGCGTTGACCCGCCCTACCGAACATCTGGTGGAGATAGTCCTTTCGGCATTCCCCGAACTAAAGGAAAGAGTGACCGTACGCGCACAATGA
- a CDS encoding helix-turn-helix transcriptional regulator, with amino-acid sequence MIRCHLSTLMGQHKLKISDVAKATGLHRNTITLMYRETASRVELDAVDKLCRLFSCEVGDLFEYVADED; translated from the coding sequence GTGATTAGATGTCATCTCTCCACATTGATGGGGCAGCACAAACTGAAAATCTCGGACGTTGCCAAAGCGACTGGGCTGCATCGAAATACGATCACGCTCATGTATAGGGAGACTGCAAGCCGGGTTGAGTTGGATGCGGTAGATAAACTCTGCAGGCTCTTCAGTTGTGAGGTGGGTGATCTGTTTGAGTACGTTGCAGATGAAGACTAA
- a CDS encoding DUF3596 domain-containing protein has protein sequence MKMCVEFPPGVRPRGHSIQIDFRYEGVRCRETLKLSPFQKQHVEFASNKLAAIKYEIATGTFNYAEHFPGSRRAAHFGHTVLNNITVGELVDWYYEQIKGRLTKSTRKSYENYIKNHIKPGIGNIMARKLKASQVKQWLINALSKPKSKNSWLALLKPAFRAALGDELIDRNPMEAQACL, from the coding sequence ATGAAAATGTGCGTCGAATTTCCACCTGGTGTACGCCCGCGTGGGCACAGCATTCAGATTGATTTTCGTTATGAGGGAGTTCGGTGCAGAGAGACACTCAAACTAAGTCCATTTCAAAAACAGCATGTGGAATTCGCCTCAAACAAACTTGCTGCCATCAAGTATGAAATTGCCACTGGCACATTCAACTATGCAGAGCACTTCCCAGGTAGTAGGAGGGCTGCACATTTCGGACATACCGTCTTGAACAACATAACGGTTGGTGAACTCGTAGATTGGTATTACGAGCAAATAAAGGGACGGCTTACCAAATCTACAAGGAAGTCATATGAAAACTACATCAAGAACCACATCAAACCAGGTATCGGGAATATTATGGCTAGAAAATTGAAAGCATCACAAGTAAAGCAATGGCTGATAAACGCCCTAAGTAAGCCAAAATCAAAAAACAGCTGGTTAGCGCTCCTAAAGCCCGCATTCAGAGCTGCTTTAGGAGATGAGCTAATCGATAGAAACCCAATGGAAGCACAAGCGTGTCTTTGA
- a CDS encoding excisionase, whose amino-acid sequence MNWVTIKRFSELSGYTEKAIALKTARGVWVKNVHWTKSPDGRIHICISAVEAWIQGIAA is encoded by the coding sequence GTGAACTGGGTAACGATAAAGCGCTTCTCCGAGCTAAGTGGATACACGGAAAAAGCCATCGCACTTAAAACCGCGCGCGGCGTGTGGGTGAAGAATGTTCACTGGACAAAATCTCCAGATGGACGCATTCACATCTGTATCAGTGCCGTTGAGGCGTGGATCCAGGGTATAGCCGCCTAA
- the tadA gene encoding tRNA adenosine(34) deaminase TadA: MESIFEDDLKFMKRAMELAHKAELDGEVPVGALVVREGEIIGEGWNRPIGDHDPTAHAEIMALRSAGRQVENYRLSGATLYVTLEPCPMCASAIIHARIARVVFGASDPKGGAAGSVFHLLPSDQRFNHRVEVTGGILEEECGDLLRAFFKARRNGG; encoded by the coding sequence ATGGAAAGCATTTTCGAAGATGATCTAAAGTTCATGAAACGCGCCATGGAACTCGCCCACAAGGCTGAGCTGGATGGGGAGGTGCCTGTTGGCGCCTTAGTGGTGAGGGAGGGGGAGATCATCGGTGAAGGGTGGAATCGTCCCATCGGTGATCACGATCCCACTGCTCATGCAGAGATCATGGCTCTGCGAAGTGCCGGGCGGCAGGTAGAAAATTACCGCCTTTCCGGGGCCACTCTCTACGTCACCCTCGAACCCTGCCCGATGTGTGCCAGTGCCATTATTCATGCCCGTATTGCACGAGTGGTGTTTGGTGCCTCAGACCCGAAGGGAGGGGCGGCCGGCAGCGTCTTTCACCTGCTGCCGTCAGATCAGCGTTTTAACCACCGGGTTGAGGTGACGGGTGGGATACTTGAAGAAGAGTGCGGCGACTTGCTGCGTGCTTTCTTCAAAGCCCGGCGTAACGGTGGCTGA